ACGTGAAGAGCGCATGGGCAAACAACGCCGGTGCGAGGCGATCCGTGCGCATCGCCAATCGCCCCCACACGAGCGAATATGCGACGCCTGCTGCAACGAGGAGCGGATTCGGGCCCACGCGCGCATTTCCAAGCAGAATCATCGTGGGCACGTGTGCCACGCCAAACAGCGCCGCTTGGAGCAGCCACGAACGCAGCCACCCGAACCGTTCGGTGAGCACCCGCATCACGAGGCCCCGCCAAACCAATTCTTCGAGCGCCGCGACCACAAAGACAAACCCGCCCACGATATGCCGATACTCGGAGGCCGGATCGCCCAGCGCCGCGTACACCTGCATGATCCAAGCTGCTCTCGGCGACGGTGGCGACGTCAAAATCAAGTGCACCGCCATCGCGACCGCATACAAAAGCGCCGCGACGAGCGCTCCAATCGACAGATCACCCGCACGCGGACGTAGTTGGTCGTCGAGCTCCCCGCGGCGCCTCAATCGATGCACCGTATAGCCCGCGAGCACGCCGTACACGCATCCAAGCGAGCCGAGCAAAAGCGGGCTGCCCGGGTTCGAAAAGGCAAACGCTATCGCTGCGGTGCATACCGCCGTCACCCCACCCGCCACGACAAACGCTTCTCTCGACGACGCGGGCTCCGCGAATTCGTCCTCGCCCGCATCTGCTTCCGCTGCGTCGGCATCTTGTTCCTCCGCCGCGTCGACGTTCTTTTCTTCCGCGTCGCTCACCGGCACCTCGCAAGAAGCCGATCGAGGATCCCGTCCGCGAGCGCTCGTTTCGACATCACTCCAAGCGGCTCCGCTCCGTCACGCGTCACGATCGTCGCCCGATTGTCTTCTCGCCCAAACGCTTCATCCGCTCGGTTCGCCACGACCATGTCCACACGCTTCGTTTCCAGCTTGCTTCGAGCATATCCCACGATCGCCTCGTCTTCGCCCGTTTCCACCGCGAATCCCACGAGCACGGGCTTCGTTGCACGTCGCGCCGCACCCACTTCGGCGAGCAAGTCCGGATTCGGCAAGAGCTTCAATTCGAGCGGCTCCGCCGAGCGCTTCTTCTTCGTCGCGCTCGTCTCCGCAGGCCGATAGTCTGCGACCGCAGCGCTCATCACGAGCGCGTCCGCTTGGTCGAGGTTTGTCCCGAGCGCTTCCCACATGGCCGCTTTCATCGCGAGCGCCCCACGCACGTCCACTCGATGCACTCCATGCGGCGTTTGCAGCGACACGGGCCCTGCAACGAGCGTCACGCGCGCGCCTCGTGCTGCAGCTCGTTCAGCCAGGGCAAACCCCATCTTGCCCGTCGAACGATTGCCCAAGAAGCGAACCGGATCGATGTCTTCCACCGTCGGCCCCGCCGTCACGACGATGTGCAAACCCTCGAGATCACGCGGTGCGAGCAGCGACAGTGCGGCCCGGACAATCTCTTCTGGTTCGGCCATTCGCCCGAAGCCTCGTTCGCCCGAAGCGACCTCTCCATCGACCGGCCCCACGAACGACACGCGACCATCTCCCAAGATCGTCGCGACATTACGCGTCGTGGCCGGATGCGCCCACATGCGCGGATGCATCGCGGGAGCAGCGACGATGGGACACGATGCGCACAGCACGAGCGCCGTGAGCAAGTCATCCGCTCGGCCCGAGGCGATGCGTGCCAAAAGGTCCGCCGTCGCGGGCACGATCAGGACCAGGTCCGCCTTTCGTCCAAGGTCGACGTGCTTTTCACCAGCGAACGTCGGGTCGAACATGTCTTCGGCCACGGGTTCGCCCGTGATGCCGCTGAACGTTTGTGGACCAACGAATTCCTTGGCCGCGCGCGTCAAAAGCGGCAGCACGCGGGCACCTGTTTTGACGAGCAGTCGAGCCACTTCGACGGCCTTGTAGGCAGCGATGCTCCCGCTCACGGCGAGCACGATCGTTGGACGTTGAGACGATGCGGCGGACATGCCTCCGGAAGGTTTGCACGAAATCCATCGAGCGTACATGCCTCGTCCCGCGCTAGGCTGCGCGCGTGTCCGATTCCGCCTCAGCCTCAGCCTTGCGTTCTCGTCGTGAAACCCTCGCGACGCTCGAACGAGCCCTCGCCGCACGTTCCGCTCGTTTGTCCGGTCTACGCGGCGTGCTTTTCCTCGTGGCCATCGCAGCGCTCATTTACGCAGCCACGCGCGATGTGCCGGCGTACGCGTGGGTGCTCGTGGCGCTCGCGTGGTTCGTGTTTTTCGCGATCGTCGCGGTGCATGGTGGGCTCGTCACGCGCGAGACCGAAGTCAAGTCGCGCATCGGCATCGTCGATCGTTGGCTCGAGCGAACCCAGGACAAACTTCCCGAGCCTTTGCCGAGCTCGCCTGCTGCGGACCCGACGCATCCGTACGCCGTGGATCTCGACGTGTTCGGACCGTCGTCGGTGTTCCAACTACTCGACGACACGCGCACGGTGCCGGGCACATGGACGCTCGCTGCGTGGCTTGCGATGCGCGCATCTCCGCAGGAGATCGCTGCGCGTCAAGAAGCGGTGCGTGAGCTCTCGACGCGCGTGGCGTTTCGCGAGGACTTGGCGGCGCTCGGTGTTTCCGGCTCTTCGCGGGGTCGTTCGGTCGAACCGCTCGTGAGCTGGGCGGAGCTGCCTCCCGTGCTTGGAACGGGGCTCGATCGAGCGCTCGTGCGGGCGGCGTTTGTCCTGGTACCGCTCACCATCGTGCTGTTCACGGTCGCGACGATCATGGGCGACGCAGCGCCTGCGCTTCTTCGTCGTGCGTGGTACGTGCCGTTTGGTTTGCAGCTCGTGGTCTTGTTTTTGGTCGGCGGCAAGGTCGCGCCCATGCTGGCCAAAGCGGCCTCGAAAGAATCGCCGTTCGGCCGTTACAAGGGCATGTTTGCGCGCATCGAAGCCGAGCCGTTCGAGGCTCCGCGATTGCAATCGCTGCGAGAATCCCTTGGCGTCGGCAAAGACACGCGTCCCGCGTCGCAAGAGCTCGCTTCATTCGAGCGAATCTTGGGGTTCGTCGAACTGCGCAACAGTGGTCTCGTGTATCTAGCGGCCAACATCATTCTGCTCTGGGACGTGTTTTGCGGGTACGCACTCGAGCATTTCCGTGCGCGTGCTGGAAAAAACGTGCGCGGTTGGTTCAAGTCGCTCGGTGAAATCGAGGCGCTTTCGAGCATGGGGGCATTTGCGTACGAGCATCCGACGTATTCGTATCCCGTCGTCGAGGAAGGTCCGCCATGCTTTTCTGCGGAAAACCTCGGACATCCATTGATTCCGTCCGATCGCCGCGTGGGCAATTCCGTGGAATTGCCAGGTCCGGGGCATTCGCTGCTCGTGACTGGGTCCAACATGAGCGGCAAGAGCACGTGGCTACGTTCGATGGGATTGGCAGCGGTGCTTGCGCAAGCGGGTGCGCCCGTATGTGCGAAAAAATTGCGAATGACGCCGCTCTCGGTGCGCACGAGCATGAGAATCAGCGATTCACTGGAGCACGGCGTTTCGCATTTTTATGCCGAGCTCGAAAAGCTCAAGAGCGTCGTGGACGCTGCGGATCGAGGCGAGCCGGTATTCTTTTTGCTGGATGAAGTTTTACACGGCACGAATTCGCGCGAGCGTCACATAGGTGCGCGGGCGGTCGTCGTGCATTTGCTCCAAAAGAGTGCCATTGGTGCGGTGACATCGCACGATTTGGCATTGGCGGACATGGCGGAAACGACGAATGGGCGTGTGGTGAACGTGCATTTCAAGGAATTGGTACACGAAAACAAGATGACGTTCGATTACGTGCTTTCGCCAGGCGTCGTATCGACGACGAATGCGCTGCGTCTCATGAAAATCGTGGGTATCGCGGTGAAGGGGATTGAAGACGAGTAAGTAAATGGTGTCGTCTGCGCACGCTGACCCTTTCACTTTCCCAGACCAATGCATACGACTCTGGGACATCGGGTTGCTCTGGACGCGCGTTTGCGTCATGAAGAGGATGGAGCGCGGGCCCGCACGACACATGCGGTAACCGGCCCCAACGGAGTCCCGATGTTCAAGACGTTCATCATTCAAGCGATCGCAGCGGGAATCGCAGTCCTCGTCGCGAGCAAGATCATGCCCGGTGTGCGAATTCGCGACGGCAAGACGGCGATCGGTATCGCGGCTGCGTTCGCCGTCCTGAATCTCGTCGTCGGATGGCTCTTGAAGGCCGTGCTCGCGATCGTGCTCCTGCCCGCCGCCGTGCTCACGTTTGGCCTGGCCTACCTCATGCTCGGCCTGATTGTGAATACGATCTTGCTCTATGTAACGGACAAGCTCATTGATGATTTCGAGATAAAGGGGTTCGGGCCGCTCGTCGGGTCCGCCGGGCTGATTTCGGTCGCCGCATGGCTCTTGCCTCGAATCTTCTGATCACATCATCGAATTGGCGCTGCTTCTCCAACATACAATATGGATGGAGAATGATGTCAGCATCGCGCCGGCAGCCTCGTCGTTTGCCGTCGTGAACGCTACCCCTCCGTTGTATCCTCGCGCCTCCTCATGTCGCCCACCTTTCTGACCAGTCGCATTCATCGCGTCGTCGTTCACGCGCGCGGCGCCGTCGTCACCCGCGTGGTCACCTTGCCGTCGCCTTTACCTGCCGAGTCTTGCGAGCTCGTGGCCACCGGCATCACGCCTTTTGCCGAACCCGCGAGTTTCCGCGCCGTTGTCAAAGGATCGCGCCAAGTCGTTTCGGTGCTCGCTCGGTTTGTCGTTCCAGACGGCCCCGCAGAGCTCGGCTCCGCTGCCGAGCGCGTTCAAGCTGCGGAATCCATGCGCATCGCTTTGCGTGAAGAACGCACGCACGTCATGGGCCGCCGAAATCAGCTCGCAGGCATCCAGTTCAACCTCGGCATGGATCGAAGGTTTCACCAGGCAAACGCTCGATCACGCATCGCCGATGCCCTCGCCATGACGCGCCTCGTGCAAGACGAGCTTGCGGTGCTCGATGCGCGTATCGCCGAGCTCGATCGCCGCATCGAACAAGCCGAACGCGCCGTGGATGCCGCTCGAGTGGCCGAAGTGCAAGCGCGCAGCGCCGAGCGTGAAGGTGCGTCGCGACCAACCTTGTCGTGTCACGTGCGATTGGGGCCCGGACAAACTCCGCTCGAAGCGCTCGAAATCGAGTATGTCGTGCTCGCGGCGCGTTTTTGGCCCACGTACAAGGCGTGGCTCACGAAAGGCGCGACGCGTGTGCGTATCGAGCTCGATGCGCTCGTCGCGCAAAATTCCGGTGAAGACTGGACGGGCGTCGAAATGTCGCTTTCGACCGCGGATCTCGTGCGCGATGCGCGGTTGCCCGAGCTCCCGTCGCTTCGTTTCGGGCGCGCAATTCCGCCGCAAAAACGCGGCTATCGCGCGCCACCTCCGGGCCTCGATACCATGTTCGAAGCGTACGACGCCGCGATGGACAAGATGCAGCGACCGCTGCCGAAGGTCAGCATCGACGCCCTGCGCTCCACGGAAGCTGCACCTCCGCCGCCTCCGCGACCGTCCGCCGCATTTGCTGCGCCTCCGACGATGCAAGCGACGGCGGGAGCCATGCCGTCTCCGGTCAGTACGGTGACGCTCGAGGAAGGGGCGATGGAAGCAATACCGGCTGGATTGATGCCCGCTCGCGCGAAGGGTGGAGGTTTTTTCGATAAGGCGCGAAGTGGGGGCGCACCGCCGCCGCAATCGGTGAAAAAAGCAAAAAAGACAATGATTGCATTTGGCGCTCCAGCGCCGCCGTCGGCCGCCGCGCCAGGTGGAGGTGGTTATGGTGGTCCTTCGACGCTGAACATGCCACTTCTCGAACAAGCGCCCGATACGGTGGAGGACATCGATGCATCGTTATCCATTGAACCCGACGATGCGTGGCTCGATTTCGATTCGCTCATGCTGCCCGGCGCGGAAAAACACCGCCGCGGCCGGCTTACTCGATTGCCCGATGATTCCGTGCGAGTGGAAGCATCGCTCGCGAAAGCGTGCATCGATGCATTGCCGAATCCTGCGTGGACCAAGGATCCGCTCACGACTCGCGGGCATTTCGATCATCGTTATGACGCCGTAGGTCGTGGCGACATTCCTTCCAATGGCCGTCCGCATCGCGTGCACGTGCTCGCGGGCGAAGGGTCCGCCACGCCGCGATTTCGCACGGCCCCGCGTGAGTCGACGGACGTATTCCGCGAGGCGCTCATTGAAAACCCACTCGGTGCACCTCTATGCGCCGGGCCCATTGATGTATTTCTCGACGGGGGGCTCGTGACCAACACCGAAGTGGCTGCGGTCGATCGCGGCGGCGTATTCGTCGTGGGCCTCGGCGTCGAAGACCGAATACGAATTGCACGAAATGCCCGCGTCGAAGAAAGCTCGGCGGGGTTGCTCGGCGGGTCGACCCATGCCGATCATCACATCACGATCGATATGACATCGTCGCTCGGCATGCCCGTGAACATCGAAGTGCTCGAACGTATCCCCGTGACGGACGACAAAGACGTGAGCATCAAAGTCATGTCGGCGGAGCCCGCTGCCGAGGTGTACGATCAAAGCGACATTGGAGTGCCCATTCGTGGAGGCCGCAGGTTCCGCGTCGATGTGGCTGCGGGCGGCAAGGCGAAAGTCGCATACAGTTATCGCATCAAATTGCCGGCGAAGAGCGAGATTGTCGGAGGAAACCGTCGTGAGTGACATCGTCGTGGAAAAGGTTCGTCAGGACGGACGAAAAACGCGGGTCGAACGCGTGACGATGTTCGAGGATCGCGCGGAGGTCGTGCGTCGAGCTGCATTTCATGTGACGCGTGGCGTGCAAATGCAAGCGTGTACGGGCGTGTCGCTGTTGGTCGACGATGGCACGGTGCAGGCGAAGGTCATCCATGGGCCGGCGCGTGTGCTTTCGGTGCGCGTATTGCGACAGGTGCATCTCGAGCAGGCGCTTGGGCGGGAGGAAATCGACGCGCTGGAACGCGCAGCCCGGGAGGCTCGCGCAAAAATCATTGCGGCCGAGCAAGCGATCGAGCGGACGCAACGCGTGCTTCAGCAGCATTTTCAATTGAGTGATCAATGGGTCAAGTCGGTGGCGCTCGGGCCGAAAAACGCAGCCGATGGGGCGGTCGTCGCTTCGTATCGGGAAGCGTGGCGAGCGATTGATGGGGCGGCGAAGGTCACGCTTGGCGAATTGGAAAAAGCGCGCGCCGACAAGGCCAAAGCGGAGCAAGATGCGGAGCTTGCCGAACGCCGTCGTTCCGAGGGATTGATTGAAAAACCGCGGCTCGATGCGGTGATTGAAGTCGAAATCGATGCGGAGGAAGCGGGCGACGTCGAAGTCGAGCTTTGTTATCGGCTGCCGTGCGCATTATGGCGGCCCGAGCATCTCGCGCGTCTTTTGACGGACAAACCGGATGCCAAAACGGGCAAAATGGAAATCGTTACGTATGCCGTGGCATGGCAAAGCACCGGCGAAGAATGGAACGACGTGGAAGTACGCTTTTCGACGGCGCGCCCGGCGAAAGCGGCATCGCCTCCGGTGCTTGCGGACGATGTGCTATCGAGTCGCAAAAAGACGGACGAAGAGCGGCGCAATGTCGTGGTAGCGGCGCGTGAGCAAACGATCGACTTTGCGGGGCTCGAACGGGGAGCGCGCGAGGTGGCGGAGATGCCCGGGGTGGACGATGGTGGCGAGCCACTCCAATATGCGGGCAAAGAGCGAGTGAGTTTGCCGTCGAATGGAAGGCCGTTTCGCGTGGAGATTGGCCGGACGAACTTGGACGCAGAGGTTGCGCGTGTGCTCATGGCGTCGCGGTCGCCTGCGGCGCACGTGCGTGCGACCGCGACGCTCGTGGGAAGCGGGCCGCTGTTGGCGGGTCCGGTGCGACTTGCGCGTGGGGCGAGCGTCGTGGGGCGGGCGAAAATGGATTTCGTGGGCAAGGGCGAGCCATTCGAGCTAGGGTTTGGCGCGGATGATGGTATTCGTGTGCGGCGTACGGAGGACGAGGAGCGGGAGACGCAGTCGCTCACGGGTGCGCAGCGAATACGGCGCAAGGTGACGCTCTATTTGTCGAATTTGTCGGACACGGGGCGAAGTGTATTGGTGCAAGAGCGAGTGCCGGTGAGTGAAATCGACGAAGTCGAGATTCAGATGATCGACGCGGGCCCCTTCAAGCTCGACGCAAAGGATGGTTTTTTGCGGGCTACGATCGATGTGGCGGCTCGGGCGACGAAGACGATGAGTTTTGTTTACGAGGTGCGAGCTGGGTCGAAGGTGGTGTTGCCGGAGTTTTGAGAGGTCGCTAGCGCATCGGCTCCTGCGAATTTTGCAGGCGATTGAAATTTGCGCCGCGCCACCGCAAACCAGCTCATGATCGGGCGAATACACCAACGACGTGCAGTGTGCTAGTGGATTGATCCGCGATGAAAATAGCGACGGCTCCGGTTACGCGAATTTCAAACACGTTGAGCTTCGCGGGTGAGACTGCGCGTACGTTGCCGCTTCCCGTTTCGGCGAAGCGAATCGAGTCTTGCCGCTGTTCGCCACGGCAGGTTGCGCAAACCATGAAGTGCCGCTTCATGCCATTCGAATGACCATCTCATTCGCATGAGGCGCGGCGCATTTCTTCGACGATTGCGCGAACCTGCTCCGATCCGACCCCCCGTTGACCAAGAGGTATTCTTTCGATGGCGTCAGCGACGATCAGTAACTCTTCATGGGACAGGGGCTCGTCCGAGAGTGGTGCGTTTTGGAGTGCTCTCCAGACGGGATCATGGATTTCGCTGGATGCTGCCATCGGCGTCGCGATAGGGGGAGATGACATAATGAGTACGGCGAGAATACCACGAAATCGGGGGATGTCAACCGTCACGAAAACGGAGTTTGTCGTCGAGCACTTTCACGCCCGAGCTTCACCCAGCACAAAATCCACTTCGTAAATGTCGTAATGCGCCGGCTGCATGCCCATCGCTCGGTACGTTGATTGCGCGCGGCCATTGGATTTCTCCACGTAGAGCCGCACGCCGCATACGTCTTTTGCCTTTTGTGCCTCCATGAGCACGTGGTCGTGAAGCGCGCGATACACGCCCGTACGCCTCGCCAAAGGGACCACGTAGACCGATTGAATCCACCAAAACGTTCCCGACCGCCAATCGCTCCATTCGAACGTGATCAAGAGCTGCCCAACCATTTCCCCCGAGCGCTCCGCGATCAGGTAAAACCCCTTCGATGCGTCTTCCAATACCGCACGCGTTCCCCGCAGCGTGGTGTCGGCATCGAGCGTCTTGTTTTCCGTTTCGAACGCCATGACGCGGTGGTTTTCTGCCAATGCGTCGATATCGGCCGGCGTAGCCTGTCGAATGAGGGTCGGTTCCATGGGAAAAACGTCATTCATCGGAAGGAGGTGTGTAAAATCGGCGCGGTTGAGGTTCGTTTTTGACGAGATATTCGAATTGCTCTTGGAATTCGTCAATCGAAATGCCCATCACGCGAGCGCACCCGGCCAGGAGCTGGCTGTCCTCGAAATCGTCCTGGCGTAGCCGAAGCATGTAACGACGCGCAATCATGTAACGATCGCTCGAAATGTCCACCATGCGCACGCGCATTCGTCCCGTCGTCGGATCCATGATCGAATCGAACGGTACCGATTGAAACGACCCTTGAATCATCGCCACGACCGCCCCCGTACCACCCTCGGCCAAGAACCTCGCCGCGCAATACCCCAAATCCCGAGCATATTCCATGTCGTACGGAATGGGATCGACACAGCGCAATTCGTAGCCGATGTTTTTCGGGACGATCGTCATCTTGATTCCGTGTTGTCTGAGCCGCGCTTGAACCTCCTGCTTCAGGATTTCCGCAAAGGCGATTTCCGCAATGCGCACGTGCCCATGCGCATCTCGCTCGACGCCCTGGAGCGCAGCAAAATCCGTCTCTTCCATGCGTTCGACGAGTCCCTCCGCAATGATCGCCACGCCATCGGTGCGACCCATTGCGAGCCGCTTGATGATGGCCGAAGCGAGCAAATCCACGACGGTTTTCAATCGAACGTGTCCGGTCGAAGGAAATTCTTCGGGAATCAGCGTCAGCGTCGCGCCGGCGGCTTTGCCAATGCCGAGCGCCAAATGGCCTGCTTTTCGACCCATGGCGACGACGAAGTACCAGCGATGCGTCGTGCGCGCGTCGACCATCAAGTTTTCAATGATTTCCACGCCGATGTGCCGCGCTGTTTGAAATCCGAACGTGTCTGCATTGCCTGGCAAATCGAGGTCATTGTCGATCGTCTTGGGCACGTGCACCACGCGCAATCGACCTTGCGATTGCTCCGCAATGCGCGATGCGGAAAAAGCCGTGTCGTCACCGCCGATCGTAATGAGTTTGTCCACGTCGAGGCGCAAGAGAGAGAGCACGCTCTCTTCGAGAAGATCTTGTGATTTCGTCGGATTCGATCGTGAAATGCCGAGAAAAGAGCCGCCACGGAAATGAATGTGACTGACGTCGTCGATCGAAAGTGGACGCGTTTTCGTTGTGTCGCCGTTTATGATCCACTGGAAACCATCCAGAATTCCAACGACGTCGTATCCGGAGAGCTGCGCGCGAATCGTTGCTGCTCCAATGACCGCATTGATGCCCGGCGCCGGACCCCCGCCCACGAGGATGCCGACTTTCTTCGCTCCGTGACTCATGACCGGGGCCCTAGCATCGCTGTCGCCGGAGCGCTAACGTGCAATACGTGATGCGCCGCATCTGTTCGCTTGCCTTGTCGCTCGGACTGCTCGTCGCAGGAGCTCTCGGCTGTGTCGGGTCGAGCGATAATACCCCCGTCACGCAAGCGCCGCCGGCCAAGCCGAAAAACGCGGCGGACATTGCGCGGTCGATCGTCAATGCACGTGTCGGCGTCATGGTCTGGGCCGAGCGGCTGCATGGGCAGCCGATCGAGATGCGCTTGCAAGCAATGAATCCTCTGCGCCCGATGCTCGATGGAACCGGCATCGATGCAACGCGTGACGTCGTGGCTGCGTATGTCGCGTCGACGGGTATCACGTCGAATGACGTCGCGGTGGCGATCGTGCAGCACAAGGTGGATCCGCCGCGTTTGCAAATGGGACTCGAGACCGTCATGGCGCGCAGCGTGCCTCGAGGTGAATGGATCACCGGCGCATCGGTGCCGTCTGCGCGCGTGACCGTTCGTGGACAAACCCGCGTCGTGGCGATCGTCGAGCCTGAATTTTTGGCCGTATTGCCGGAAGGCATCGCCAGTCAAGCGTCGCGATTCGTGGGGACGGGTGGGTTTGTCGATCCGGTTGGTCCGGACGTCATGGTCGCCACGGCGCTCGATCCATCGCGAAGTCTTTCGGCTGCGCACGTGCCGCCCATTCCGCCGACGATCCGGGCTGTCGAAGCGCATGCGTGGCTTGCGAGCGATGGGGGGCTCGACATTCACGCGGTCGGCGAAAGTACCGATCCGATGCAAGCAAGTGCCGATGCATCGGCACTCACGACGTCGATCGACAATGCGACTTCGATCAACTTGGGCATCGTGAAAGTTCGTCTCTTTCAACCCGTCGTGTTTCGAGCCGAGGGGCAGCAGGTGAAAAGTCAGCTTCATTTGACGCAGACCGAGATCGATCGGCTGGCCGCGCTGGCCGAGACATTCATCCCACGCTGATGCGAAAGGAGCCCGGTGGGGTGGGGGGGGGGGGGGGGGCCCAGGCGCGGGGCGAGAGGGGGGGGGGGGGGGGGGGGGGGGGAAGCCCCGGAGGCGGGGGGCGCCCCCCCCGACGGCAACCCCCACCGGGGGGGGGGGGGGGGGGGGGGCGGGGGGGGGAGGGCGGGGGGGGCCCCGCGCGCGGGGGGGGGGGGGGGGGGGGGGGGGGGGGGGGGGGGCGCCCGGGGGGGGCGGTCGGGGGGCCGGGCGCGGCCGGAGCCGCGGGGGGGGGGTCGGTCGGTCGGGGGGGCGGCGGGGGGGGGGGGGGGGGGGGGGGGGGGGGGTCGGCGCTGTCTGCCCCGGGGCGGGGGGGGGCGGGGGGCGGGGGGGGGGGCGGGGGGGGGGGGGGGGCGGGCGGGCGGGCGGGGCGGGGGGGGTTAATCTGATCGCTGCTACTCTCCGGCCCCATGAGACTCGTGAAGATCGGTGTGGCGAGTGTGAACGCGACTGTCGGCGCGGTTCGCTCGAACGTGGATCGCTGCATTCGCATCGCTGCGGCCATGGCCGGCGACGACGTCACGCTCGGCGTGTTCCCCGAACAAGTCGTGAGCGGCTACGCGGCCGAGGACTTGGTGCAGTGGCGCGGGTTTGTCGAAACGCAACGGCGCGAGCTCGAGCGGTTTGCCACCGAAACGGCACGGTTTCGCACGGTGTTCGCCTTGGGTCTGACCGTGGGCGTAGGCGGCGATCTCTTCAATGTCGGAGCGCTCGTGCATGCCGGCCGCATCCTTGGTTTCACCCCCAAGGAAAAACTTCCGACCTACAACGTTTTTTACGAAGCTCGCGTGTTTTCCCGCGGCGTCCAAGGCATGGCGCTCGATGCCGACGGCGTTC
This window of the Polyangiaceae bacterium genome carries:
- a CDS encoding 6-phosphofructokinase produces the protein MSHGAKKVGILVGGGPAPGINAVIGAATIRAQLSGYDVVGILDGFQWIINGDTTKTRPLSIDDVSHIHFRGGSFLGISRSNPTKSQDLLEESVLSLLRLDVDKLITIGGDDTAFSASRIAEQSQGRLRVVHVPKTIDNDLDLPGNADTFGFQTARHIGVEIIENLMVDARTTHRWYFVVAMGRKAGHLALGIGKAAGATLTLIPEEFPSTGHVRLKTVVDLLASAIIKRLAMGRTDGVAIIAEGLVERMEETDFAALQGVERDAHGHVRIAEIAFAEILKQEVQARLRQHGIKMTIVPKNIGYELRCVDPIPYDMEYARDLGYCAARFLAEGGTGAVVAMIQGSFQSVPFDSIMDPTTGRMRVRMVDISSDRYMIARRYMLRLRQDDFEDSQLLAGCARVMGISIDEFQEQFEYLVKNEPQPRRFYTPPSDE